In one window of Syngnathus scovelli strain Florida chromosome 22, RoL_Ssco_1.2, whole genome shotgun sequence DNA:
- the pnpla8 gene encoding calcium-independent phospholipase A2-gamma produces MSRIRITLDSVSKAVGSTDIISKFSRFKPGNPVVDSDHAEKLLMKAQKVSSTQPDVSLPTKATVEDADGEKCEAEDENKEQAAEKTFKNSKPTNMDETYKTLDQHINSYFGMSSQGEEEERNHKPVSSPAAASKSIDALAATPPSGDLSHPKAKPPSDSPSTESTAASGPVRPSSPKKGFTHYLSYPRPSVQAFVGNYIAPLVPKFRGDAKSVDKVPVVEASVKEAASEDPKADEAKQKQLLAQREKIIARVSVDNRTRSLVKGLQRVNDIQLLTSRVEELSCHLLEFPETRGVAIKEKAIPCLLRLRQAADLHFQAAVRESLALVGYTDPVKGRGVRVLSIDGGGTRGLLALQTLLKLENLTGKRVHQLFDYICGVSTGAILAFMLGIFQIPLEECEQMYRKLGSDVFKQNVIVGAVKMGWSHAFYDSEIWETILKERMGEGCMIETSRDPNCPKVSAVSTLVNRGLPLKAFVFRNYRLMPGVRSHYLGDCKYKMWQAIRASSAAPGYFQEYVLGKDLHQDGGLLINNPTALAIHECKCLWPNTPLQCVLSLGTGRHEVVGKNGTTHTSLKAKLTNVISSATDTEEVHAMLDALLPPDTYFRFNPYMSEDVPLNESRVDKLNFLMGEGERYLERNDAKLRKAASVLTQQKSAVQRLSEWAKLKADMYEGPHFTSKL; encoded by the exons ATGTCGCGGATCAGGATCACTCTAGACAGCGTCTCCAAGGCAGTAGGAAGCACGGACATCATCTCCAAGTTCTCCCGTTTCAAGCCTGGCAACCCTGTGGTGGATAGCGACCATGCTGAAAAGCTTCTGATGAAAGCCCAGAAGGTCTCATCGACTCAGCCGGATGTCTCGCTGCCTACCAAAGCCACCGTAGAAGATGCAGATGGTGAAAAATGTGAAGCAGAAGATGAGAACAAAGAGCAAGCTGCAGAAAAGACCTTCAAGAACTCCAAGCCAACTAACATGGACGAGACCTACAAGACTTTAGACCAGCACATCAACAGTTACTTTGGTATGAGTAGTCAAGGGGAGGAAGAGGAACGCAATCACAAACCAGTTTCATCTCCAGCTGCAGCCTCCAAGAGCATCGATGCACTTGCTGCCACGCCTCCATCAGGAGACCTCAGTCACCCTAAAGCTAAACCTCCATCAGACTCCCCCTCAACAGAAAGCACAGCTGCATCCGGTCCAGTTCGACCCAGCTCCCCCAAAAAAGGCTTcacccactatctgtcctaccctCGTCCGAGTGTTCAAGCTTTTGTGGGGAACTACATCGCTCCGCTGGTTCCCAAATTCCGAGGAGACGCCAAAAGCGTTGACAAGGTCCCAGTAGTAGAAGCTTCTGTGAAGGAGGCGGCGAGTGAAGATCCGAAAGCAGATGAAGCTAAGCAGAAACAACTTTTGGCTCAAAGGGAGAAG ATAATAGCCAGGGTGAGTGTTGACAACAGGACCCGATCGCTTGTGAAAGGCCTTCAGAGGGTCAACGACATCCAGCTCCTCACAAGTCGAGTGGAGGAGCTCAGCTGTCACCTCCTGGAGTTCCCTGAAACGCGAGGCGTGGCCATCAAG GAAAAAGCTATCCCATGCTTGCTACGATTACGTCAGGCTGCAGACCTCCATTTTCAGGCTGCTGTGAGAGAGTCACTAGCTCTGGTCGGTTACACTGATCCTGTGAAAGGTAGAGGAGTCCGGGTCCTGTCCATAGATGGAGGCGGGACaag AGGACTACTGGCCCTGCAGACCCTCCTCAAACTGGAGAACCTGACGGGAAAACGAGTCCACCAACTCTTCGACTACATCTGCGGAGTCAGCACGG GTGCCATCCTGGCGTTCATGCTGGGGATTTTTCAGATCCCCCTGGAAGAGTGCGAGCAGATGTACAGGAAGTTGGGCTCGGACGTCTTCAAGCAGAATGTCATCGTCGGGGCTGTCAAGATGGGCTGGAGCCACGCTTTCTACGACAGTGAAATCTGGGAGACCATCCTCAA ggaaCGTATGGGTGAGGGGTGCATGATCGAGACTTCCAGAGATCCAAACTGTCCCAAA GTGTCAGCAGTGAGCACGCTGGTGAACAGGGGCCTTCCACTGAAGGCCTTTGTGTTCAGGAACTACAGGCTGATGCCAGGCGTGAGGTCGCACTACCTAGGAGACTGCAAATATAAAATGTGGCAAGCCATCCGGGCGTCGTCTGCTGCTCCAGGTTACTTCCAGGAATACGTCCTTGGGAAAGATCTCCATCAGGACGGAGGTCTCTTGATCAACAACCCCACGGCGTTGGCCATCCACGAGTGCAAATGTCTCTGGCCCAACACGCCGCTGCAATGCGTGCTCTCTCTTGGCACCGGACGGCACGAGGTGGTGGGGAAGAACGGCACCACCCACACTAGCCTCAAAGCCAAGCTCACCAACGTCATCAGCAGCGCCACAGACACAGAAG aggtGCACGCCATGCTGGACGCCCTCCTACCTCCAGACACCTACTTCCGCTTCAACCCTTACATGAGCGAAGACGTGCCGCTGAACGAGAGCCGCGTGGACAAGCTGAATTTCCTGATGGGCGAGGGCGAACGCTACCTAGAGCGCAATGACGCTAAGCTACGCAAGGCGGCCAGCGTGCTGACTCAGCAGAAAAGCGCTGTCCAGAGACTGTCCGAGTGGGCCAAGCTTAAGGCGGACATGTACGAGGGCCCCCATTTCACCTCCAAACTCTAA